The sequence TCGCCGACGCCGATGCGCTCGCGGCGACGATCGCCGAGGCGATCCGCGCGGGCCAGATCGGCGCGCGCGACAAGATCATCTGTCTAGGCGCGGGGGATGTCACCAAGATTGCGGCGGGATTGGCTGCGGCGGTTGGGGGGGGCGAATGAACCTCTCCATCACTCGTCATGCTGAACTTGTTTCAGCATCCATGGCCAGCCCTCTCGGTCAAAGCAGCGCGTGTTTCAAGGTCCGGCCATGGACCCTGAAACAAGTTCAGGGTGACGAAGAAATTGGGGGGCGTTCTTGATGAGCACCCTTATTGAAACCAGTCCGGGCGCCTTTGAGGTGAAGTTGCAAGCTGGGTCGTTCATGATACCGGAACCCGAAGGAAAGTTGACTGCAAATGCGCCGCTTGCGCCGCTTGTGTGGTTCAAATCCGGCGGTGCGGCCGATCTGCTCTTTGAACCCGCATCGGCTGAAGCGCTCGCGTCCTTCCTTCGCAGCCTCCCCGATTGGGTTCCCGTGATGGCGCTAGGGCTCGGGTCGAACCTGATCGTGCGCGACGGCGGCTTCCCCGGCGTCGTCGTCCGGCTCGGCAAGGCTTTCGCGAAGGTCGAAGCGATCGACGAAATCACGCTGCGCTGCGGCGGCGGCGCATCGGGCATTCTCGTGTCCTCGACCGCGCGCGACGCGGGCATCGCGGGGATGGAGTTTCTGCGCTCGATCCCCGGCACGGTCGGCGGTTTCGTGCGCATGAACGGCGGCGCCTATGGCAGCGAGGTCAAGGACATATTGGTCGATTGTGACGTTGTGCTGCGCTCGGGCGAGCGCCACACGCTCGCGCTCGCCGACCTTGGCTACACCTATCGCCACAGCGAATTGCCCGACGGCGCGGTGGTGATCGGCGC is a genomic window of Sphingopyxis sp. FD7 containing:
- the murB gene encoding UDP-N-acetylmuramate dehydrogenase, producing the protein MIPEPEGKLTANAPLAPLVWFKSGGAADLLFEPASAEALASFLRSLPDWVPVMALGLGSNLIVRDGGFPGVVVRLGKAFAKVEAIDEITLRCGGGASGILVSSTARDAGIAGMEFLRSIPGTVGGFVRMNGGAYGSEVKDILVDCDVVLRSGERHTLALADLGYTYRHSELPDGAVVIGATFRGRPGDPAAIQAEMDRISASREASQPLRSKTGGSTFKNPDGHKAWQLVDAAGCRGLAVGGAQVSEKHTNFLINTGEATSADIEALGEEVRRRVKDKSGVELQWEIQRVGVMK